A portion of the Anas platyrhynchos isolate ZD024472 breed Pekin duck chromosome 26, IASCAAS_PekinDuck_T2T, whole genome shotgun sequence genome contains these proteins:
- the LOC119713856 gene encoding protein MRP-126 translates to MSKGCQTQGPLSELEKSIDVIIDVFHQYSRREGDKDTLTRKELKLLIEKQLVNYLKHVKNQVSIDQIFKDLDTNKDEQLSFGEVMLLIIRVTVATHEHLHFCEDRLHHQQHPQQQQHPQQHQHQHNH, encoded by the exons ATGAGCAAG GGCTGCCAGACCCAGGGACCGCTCTCCGAGCTGGAGAAGTCCATAGATGTCATCATCGATGTCTTCCACCAGTACTCGAGACGGGAGGGGGACAAGGACACCCTGACCAGGAAGGAGCTGAAGCTCTTGATTGAGAAGCAGCTCGTGAACTACCTGAAG CACGTGAAAAACCAGGTCTCCATCGACCAAATCTTCAAGGACCTCGACACCAACAAGGACGAGCAGCTGAGTTTTGGCGAGGTGATGCTCCTGATTATCCGGGTAACTGTCGCCACCCATGAGCACCTCCACTTCTGCGAGGACAGgctgcaccaccagcagcacccgcagcagcagcagcacccgcagcagcaccagcaccagcacaacCACTGA
- the LOC139999546 gene encoding uncharacterized protein — translation MIYSSGRESYFNLNSTWYDPSGSWLDTRRTPFRYGYETCSSGCDGEGVEGMRGHNYRHYGYRQPVCSERCHGYTAADSCHGGGGCVRRPTYSYGSTGGCHGYGQSVCSERCHTSSGSCHGGGGSSCVRRPTYSYGSTGGCHSYGRSVCSERCHTSSGGGCHETRQSSGYQPCCSKPVQRVPQICPLPTYPVPVQQGCVPVAKCIPSQQKQQVCKVPARKIK, via the coding sequence ATGATATACTCCTCTGGAAGGGAATCCTACTTCAACTTGAACTCAACCTGGTACGACCCCTCGGGGTCCTGGCTGGACACACGGCGCACGCCCTTTCGCTACGGCTACGAGACCTGCTCCTCGGGGTGCGATGGCGAAGGCGTGGAAGGAATGAGGGGGCACAACTACCGGCACTACGGCTACCGGCAGCCGGTCTGCTCCGAGCGGTGCCACGGCTACACGGCGGCTGATTCGTGCCACGGAGGCGGGGGCTGTGTCAGGAGACCCACCTACAGCTACGGCTCCACGGGGGGATGCCACGGCTACGGGCAGTCGGTGTGCTCCGAGAGGTGCCACACGTCCTCGGGTTCATGCCATGGAGGTGGTGGTTCCAGCTGCGTCAGGAGACCCACCTACAGCTATGGCTCAACCGGGGGATGCCACAGCTACGGGAGGTCGGTGTGCTCTGAGAGGTGCCACACGTCCTCCGGAGGAGGATGCCATGAGACCCGCCAGAGCTCAGGGTACCAGCCGTGCTGCAGCAAGCCGGTGCAGCGGGTGCCGCAGATCTGCCCACTGCCCACCTACCCCGTCCCAGTGCAGCAAGGCTGTGTGCCCGTGGCAAAGTGCATCCCcagccagcagaagcagcaggtctGCAAAGTGCCGGCCCGGAAAATAAAGTAG
- the LOC119713857 gene encoding protein S100-A7-like yields MSASTATTLPGHQQFPGNCTLEMALNAIVDIYHRYSIRKGEIDLLDFEEFNTLLNEQAPTFLAACNRNRPGYLQELFKETDLNKDKELSFEEFTIVLSKVADDAHRIMHGEERCKPESN; encoded by the exons ATGTCTGCAAGCACCGCCACCACCCTGCCTGGGCATCAGCAGTTCCCAGGAAACTGCACGCTGGAGATGGCCCTGAATGCCATTGTGGATATCTACCACCGCTACAGCATCCGCAAGGGTGAAATAGACCTCCTTGACTTCGAAGAATTCAACACGCTGCTGAATGAGCAGGCACCGACCTTCCTGGCAGCCTGT AACAGGAACCGTCCTGGCTACCTGCAGGAGCTGTTCAAGGAGACAGACTTAAACAAGGACAAAGAGCTGTCTTTCGAGGAGTTCACCATCGTCTTGTCCAAGGTGGCTGATGATGCCCATCGCATCATGCATGGGGAAGAGAGATGTAAACCAGAGAGCAACTGA
- the LOC119713870 gene encoding uncharacterized protein has translation MACLIAKRARLHIKAFGSSAVLRTQTPCSARLSPVAGLYPRGLGHLCHKMQYRKGEDDQDLCHDDSICGCHESPMGVTDLSPCHDPGSLSRDVEGSCQSVPQACQLPEPCPPQNCCPPQQRCTFGKPCRRVELSPVQPSCPPTKIHRRPLQQYRPPLQSEDPGSCGKPRRRVEQCPVQEPCSPIPLHPRPLQRRCPCVPCCCPPVQHCRPPVKLCRPPVKLCRPPVKLCCPPAVQHPSQHQHKQVPLLPPCLQKK, from the exons ATGGCATGCCTCATTGCCAAGAGAGCACGGCTGCATATAAAAGCTTTTGGCTCCAGCGCGGTCCTCAGGACTCAGACACCCTGCTCAGCCCGTCTGTCACCAGTCGCAGG acttTATCCCCGAGGGCTTGGACATCTCTGCCACAAGATGCAGTACCGTAAAGGCGAGGATGACCAGGATTTGTGCCACGACGACTCCATCTGCGGCTGCCACGAAAGCCCCATGGGCGTCACGGACCTGTCCCCCTGCCATGACCCCGGCAGCCTCAGCCGCGACGTTGAGGGGTCCTGCCAGAGCGTGCCACAAGCCTGccagctgccggagccctgccCGCCCCAGAATTGCTGCCCGCCACAGCAACGCTGCACTTTTGGCAAACCCTGTCGGCGGGTGGAGCTGAGCCCCGTGCAGCCCTCTTGCCCCCCCACTAAAATCCACCGCCGGCCTCTGCAGCAGTATCGGCCGCCACTGCAAAGCGAGGATCCAGGGAGCTGCGGCAAGCCTCGCAGGAGAGTGGAGCAGTGTCCCGTGCAAGAGCCCTGCTCGCCCATCCCGCTGCATCCCCGGCCACTGCAGCGCCGCTGCCCCTGCGTCccgtgctgctgcccacccgtcCAGCACTGCCGCCCACCCGTCAAGCTCTGCCGCCCACCCGTCAAGCTCTGCCGCCCACCCGTCAAGCTCTGCTGCCCCCCTGCCGTGCAACatcccagccagcaccagcacaaACAGGTCCCTCTCTTGCCCCCCTGCCTGCAGAAGAAATGA